One Defluviimonas sp. SAOS-178_SWC DNA window includes the following coding sequences:
- a CDS encoding SufB/SufD family protein: MAAPMRKDDGRLAATETRIAALDLPKGGFSAAARADALKRLKATGLPGRRDEYWKYTNPADFVAVEAPEAALFVADEAPFFGAVDRLTLVFEDGVFNAEASDDPALAGVEITRLAETARTDIHWAKELYGVLEARGQTPVARPFATLNTAAATDGLLIRVSGKAARPVHLVYRHGSPTSDAILHHCVKVEPGGELTLLESGPAAARFNKVLEVDVAEGGRFHHVRAQGRDHERRAITHIFARIAEGALFKSFTLTVNGQMTRNECVLEIVGDDAVAHVAGAALGDGASGRFLHDDTVFITHDAVGCESRQVFKKVLKNGATGVFQGKILVKPGAQKTDGYQISQSLLLDEDSQFLAKPELEIYADDVQCSHGSTTGAIDETALFYLRSRGVPKEEATALLILSFLADAIAEIEDERLVDDIVSRLEAWLARRKG, from the coding sequence ATGGCGGCGCCGATGCGAAAGGACGACGGCCGGCTGGCGGCGACTGAAACGCGGATCGCCGCGCTGGACCTGCCCAAGGGTGGATTCTCCGCCGCCGCGCGGGCGGACGCGCTCAAGCGGCTCAAGGCGACGGGGCTGCCGGGGCGGCGCGACGAGTACTGGAAATACACCAATCCGGCGGACTTCGTCGCGGTCGAAGCGCCGGAGGCTGCGCTCTTCGTCGCGGACGAGGCCCCGTTCTTCGGGGCCGTCGACCGGCTGACGCTGGTCTTCGAGGACGGTGTCTTCAACGCCGAGGCGTCGGACGACCCTGCGCTCGCCGGGGTGGAGATTACCCGGCTGGCCGAGACGGCGCGGACCGATATCCATTGGGCGAAAGAGCTTTACGGCGTGCTTGAGGCGCGGGGCCAGACCCCGGTCGCGCGGCCCTTCGCGACGCTGAACACGGCGGCCGCGACGGATGGCCTCCTGATCCGGGTCTCGGGGAAGGCCGCAAGGCCGGTGCACCTCGTTTACCGCCACGGCTCGCCGACTTCCGACGCGATCCTGCATCACTGTGTGAAGGTCGAACCGGGCGGGGAACTGACGCTTCTGGAAAGCGGCCCGGCGGCGGCGCGGTTCAACAAGGTTCTGGAGGTCGATGTCGCCGAGGGCGGCCGCTTCCACCATGTCCGCGCGCAGGGACGCGATCACGAGCGCCGGGCAATCACCCATATTTTCGCCCGTATCGCCGAAGGCGCGCTCTTCAAGTCCTTCACGCTCACCGTGAACGGTCAGATGACGCGGAACGAATGCGTGCTGGAGATCGTCGGCGACGACGCGGTCGCCCATGTCGCGGGTGCGGCGCTCGGCGACGGGGCCTCGGGCCGGTTCCTGCACGACGACACCGTCTTCATCACCCATGACGCGGTGGGCTGCGAAAGCCGCCAGGTCTTCAAGAAGGTGCTGAAGAACGGCGCGACCGGGGTGTTCCAGGGCAAGATCCTGGTGAAGCCCGGCGCCCAGAAGACCGACGGCTACCAGATCAGCCAGTCGCTGCTTCTGGACGAGGACAGCCAGTTCCTCGCCAAGCCGGAACTGGAGATCTACGCCGACGACGTCCAGTGCTCGCACGGGTCCACGACCGGCGCCATCGACGAGACGGCGCTTTTCTACCTGCGCTCGCGCGGCGTGCCGAAGGAGGAGGCGACGGCGCTGCTCATCCTCTCGTTTCTCGCCGACGCGATCGCCGAGATCGAGGATGAGCGGCTGGTGGACGACATCGTCTCGCGGCTCGAAGCCTGGCTCGCG
- the sufC gene encoding Fe-S cluster assembly ATPase SufC, giving the protein MLEIKNLQVKLEDEDKQILKGVDLTVEPGRVHAIMGPNGSGKSTLSYVLSGRDGYTVTGGSAALDGHDLLDMEPEERAAAGLFLAFQYPVEIPGVGNMTFLRTALNAQRKARGLEEVSAGEFLKLVRDKAKTLKIDAEMLKRPVNVGFSGGEKKRNEILQMAVLEPSMCILDETDSGLDVDAMRLVADGVNALRDAGRGFLVITHYQRLLDHIKPDVVHIMADGRIVKTGGPELALEVEQNGYADILAETA; this is encoded by the coding sequence ATGCTGGAAATCAAGAACCTGCAGGTCAAACTTGAAGACGAGGACAAGCAGATCCTCAAAGGGGTCGACCTGACCGTCGAGCCGGGGCGCGTCCACGCGATCATGGGGCCGAACGGGTCGGGGAAATCGACGCTGTCCTACGTGCTCTCGGGCCGCGACGGCTACACCGTCACTGGCGGATCGGCCGCGCTTGACGGCCACGACCTTCTCGACATGGAGCCGGAAGAGCGGGCGGCGGCTGGGCTGTTCCTCGCCTTCCAGTACCCGGTGGAGATCCCCGGCGTCGGCAACATGACGTTCCTGCGCACCGCCCTCAACGCGCAGCGGAAGGCGCGCGGGCTCGAGGAGGTGAGCGCGGGCGAGTTCCTGAAACTGGTGCGCGACAAGGCCAAGACGCTGAAGATCGACGCCGAGATGCTGAAGCGCCCGGTCAATGTCGGGTTCTCGGGAGGCGAGAAGAAGCGCAACGAGATCCTCCAGATGGCGGTGCTGGAACCGTCCATGTGCATCCTCGACGAGACCGATTCCGGCCTCGACGTCGACGCGATGCGGCTCGTGGCGGACGGGGTCAACGCGCTGCGCGACGCAGGGCGCGGTTTCCTGGTCATCACCCATTACCAGCGCCTGCTCGACCATATCAAACCGGACGTCGTCCATATCATGGCGGACGGCCGCATCGTGAAGACCGGCGGGCCGGAGCTTGCGCTCGAGGTCGAGCAGAACGGCTATGCCGACATTCTGGCGGAGACGGCATGA